In the genome of Chlamydia trachomatis A/HAR-13, one region contains:
- a CDS encoding tRNA (cytidine(34)-2'-O)-methyltransferase, which translates to MRIVLHNPDIPQNTGNIGRTCVALGAELILVRPLGFSLADKFVKRAGMDYWERLSLSVVDSLEEALLGVPKERIFCLTTKGSSYYGERELPLDGTYIFGAESKGLPQTVLDAYSSQCLYIPMIEGTRSLNLATSVGIVMYEVARQNYKTLF; encoded by the coding sequence ATGCGCATCGTTCTTCACAATCCAGATATCCCTCAGAATACAGGGAATATTGGTAGGACATGTGTGGCTTTGGGGGCTGAACTTATATTAGTTCGGCCCTTAGGTTTTTCTTTAGCAGATAAATTTGTGAAGAGAGCCGGAATGGATTATTGGGAACGGCTTTCTTTATCCGTGGTAGATTCTTTAGAAGAAGCTCTTTTAGGGGTGCCTAAAGAGCGCATTTTTTGTCTAACTACAAAGGGTTCCTCCTATTATGGGGAGAGAGAGTTGCCTTTAGATGGAACCTATATCTTTGGAGCAGAATCAAAAGGATTGCCGCAGACCGTCTTGGATGCTTATTCGTCTCAGTGTTTATACATTCCTATGATTGAAGGGACTCGATCCCTGAATTTAGCTACTTCAGTAGGGATAGTTATGTATGAAGTCGCTCGGCAAAACTACAAAACATTATTTTGA
- a CDS encoding FKBP-type peptidyl-prolyl cis-trans isomerase codes for MKNILSWMLMFAVALPIVGCDNGGGSQTSATEKSMVEDSALTDNQKLSRTFGHLLSRQLSRTEDFSLDLVEVIKGMQSEIDGQSAPLTDTEYEKQMAEVQKASFEAKCSENLASAEKFLKENKEKAGVIELEPNKLQYRVVKEGTGRVLSGKPTALLHYTGSFIDGKVFDSSEKNKEPILLPLTKVIPGFSQGMQGMKEGEVRVLYIHPDLAYGTAGQLPPNSLLIFEVKLIEANDDNVSVTE; via the coding sequence ATGAAGAATATATTAAGTTGGATGCTTATGTTTGCAGTCGCTCTGCCTATCGTAGGATGTGATAACGGAGGCGGTTCGCAAACATCGGCTACGGAGAAAAGCATGGTAGAAGACTCTGCATTGACAGACAATCAAAAGTTATCAAGAACTTTTGGGCATTTATTGTCTCGTCAGTTGAGCCGAACGGAAGATTTTTCGTTAGATCTTGTTGAAGTGATTAAAGGGATGCAATCTGAAATAGATGGACAGAGTGCTCCTTTAACAGACACAGAATATGAAAAACAAATGGCAGAAGTACAAAAAGCTAGTTTCGAAGCAAAATGCTCGGAAAATTTAGCTTCTGCAGAAAAATTCTTAAAAGAAAATAAAGAGAAGGCTGGGGTTATTGAGTTAGAGCCTAATAAGTTACAGTACCGTGTTGTGAAAGAGGGTACAGGACGGGTTCTTTCTGGGAAGCCTACAGCTTTGCTTCACTATACAGGGAGCTTCATCGATGGGAAGGTTTTTGATTCTTCAGAGAAGAATAAAGAGCCCATTTTACTGCCTTTGACCAAAGTAATTCCTGGATTTTCCCAAGGTATGCAAGGTATGAAAGAAGGAGAGGTTCGAGTTCTTTACATACATCCAGATTTAGCTTACGGAACAGCTGGACAATTACCTCCAAACTCTCTACTCATTTTTGAAGTGAAGTTAATTGAAGCAAACGACGATAATGTATCTGTTACAGAATAG
- the aspS gene encoding aspartate--tRNA ligase, which translates to MKYRTHKCNELSLDHVGEHVRLSGWVHRYRNHGGVVFIDLRDCFGITQIVCRQEENPELHQLMDQVRSEWVLCVEGLVCARLEGMENPNLVTGSIEVEVSSLEVLSRAQNLPFSISDEHINVNEELRLTYRYLDMRRGDILDRLMCRHKVMLACRQYLDEQGFTEVVTPILGKSTPEGARDYLVPSRIYPGNFYALPQSPQLFKQILMVGGLDRYFQIATCFRDEDLRADRQPEFTQIDMEMSFGGPEDLFPVVEELVARLFAVKGIELKAPFLRMTYQEAKDSYGTDKPDLRFGLRLKNCCEYARKFTFSIFLDQLAYGGTVKGFCVPGGADMSRKQLDIYTDFVKRYGAMGLVWIKKQDGGVSSNVAKFASEDVFQEMFEAFEAKDQDILLLIAAPEAVANQALDHLRRLIARERQLYDSTQYNFVWITDFPLFAKEEGELCPEHHPFTAPLDEDISLLDSDPFAVRSSSYDLVLNGYEIASGSQRIHNPDLQNKIFALLKLSQESVKEKFGFFIDALSFGTPPHLGIALGLDRIMMVLTGAETIREVIAFPKTQKAGDLMMSAPSEILPIQLKELGLKL; encoded by the coding sequence ATGAAGTACAGAACGCATAAATGTAATGAGTTGTCCCTTGATCATGTGGGGGAACATGTTCGTTTGTCTGGGTGGGTGCATCGTTACCGTAACCATGGGGGAGTTGTTTTCATTGATTTGCGAGATTGCTTTGGGATTACTCAGATAGTGTGTCGGCAAGAGGAAAACCCAGAACTTCATCAGCTTATGGATCAAGTCCGTTCAGAGTGGGTGCTTTGTGTGGAAGGACTTGTTTGTGCTCGGCTAGAGGGGATGGAGAACCCGAATTTGGTTACAGGTTCTATTGAGGTAGAGGTTTCTTCCTTGGAAGTGTTGTCTCGGGCACAGAATCTTCCTTTTTCCATTTCTGATGAACACATTAATGTAAACGAAGAACTGCGGTTAACTTATCGCTATTTAGATATGCGCCGTGGCGATATTTTGGACAGATTAATGTGCCGACATAAAGTTATGTTAGCTTGCAGACAGTATTTGGATGAACAAGGTTTTACAGAGGTAGTTACGCCTATCTTAGGAAAATCTACTCCGGAAGGAGCAAGAGACTACTTAGTCCCTTCCCGTATCTATCCAGGGAATTTTTATGCTCTTCCACAGTCTCCACAGTTGTTTAAACAGATTTTGATGGTTGGAGGTTTGGATCGGTATTTCCAAATAGCGACCTGTTTCCGTGATGAAGATTTGCGTGCGGACCGTCAACCTGAGTTTACACAGATCGATATGGAAATGAGCTTTGGTGGGCCAGAGGATCTCTTTCCAGTGGTAGAAGAGCTTGTTGCACGTTTATTTGCTGTGAAAGGGATTGAATTAAAGGCGCCTTTCCTGAGAATGACGTATCAAGAAGCTAAAGACTCCTATGGAACGGACAAACCAGATTTACGTTTCGGCTTGCGCCTCAAAAATTGTTGTGAATATGCACGCAAATTCACATTCTCGATTTTCTTAGATCAATTAGCTTACGGTGGGACAGTTAAAGGATTTTGTGTTCCGGGCGGAGCAGATATGTCTAGAAAGCAGTTAGATATCTATACAGATTTCGTTAAGCGCTATGGAGCTATGGGGTTAGTATGGATTAAAAAACAAGACGGGGGTGTATCGTCTAATGTTGCCAAATTCGCTTCGGAAGACGTATTCCAAGAAATGTTTGAAGCTTTTGAGGCAAAAGACCAAGATATTTTATTGTTAATAGCAGCTCCAGAGGCTGTTGCTAACCAGGCATTAGATCATTTGCGTAGGTTGATTGCGAGAGAGCGTCAACTTTATGATTCAACGCAATATAATTTTGTATGGATCACGGACTTCCCGCTTTTTGCTAAAGAGGAAGGCGAGTTATGTCCAGAGCATCATCCTTTCACAGCTCCATTAGACGAGGATATCTCGCTTTTAGACTCAGATCCTTTTGCTGTTCGTTCATCGAGCTATGATTTGGTGTTAAATGGTTATGAAATTGCTTCTGGTTCTCAGCGTATACATAATCCAGATTTGCAAAATAAAATATTTGCTTTATTAAAGCTGTCGCAAGAAAGTGTAAAAGAGAAGTTCGGGTTTTTTATTGATGCGTTGAGTTTTGGGACTCCTCCACATTTAGGGATTGCTCTGGGATTAGATCGTATTATGATGGTTCTAACAGGAGCGGAAACTATTCGAGAAGTGATTGCGTTCCCTAAAACACAGAAAGCAGGAGATTTGATGATGTCGGCACCTTCAGAAATTTTGCCGATTCAATTAAAAGAACTGGGGTTGAAACTATAA
- the hisS gene encoding histidine--tRNA ligase, producing the protein MSNALPKGVFDIFPYVTSPKNLWRNSSLWKRVEHAAHRICNLYGFDEIRTPVFEKTETFLRVGEYSDIVKKEVYTFLDKKRRSLTLRPEGTAAVVRALLDHSADMRKDNKFYYILPMFRYERQQSGRYRQHHQFGLEAIGVRHPLRDAEVLSLLWDFYAAVGLQHMQIHVNFLGGQKTRARYDEALREFFRKDLDRLSPLSQERYHANLLRILDSKEPEDQEFIEKAPSILDYIDDRDLSYFDAVLAQLKALGISFAINPRLVRGLDYYTDLVFEAVTVVGEHSYALGGGGRYDELVAQSGGPSMPAFGFGVGLERVIQTLLEQGNSLSTSTRRLRLIPMDEQADAFCFSWANRLRNLGIATEVDWSHKKPKLSLKDAADQQVSFVCLLGEQELATKQFIVKDMSLHQSFSGAQQDVEQRLVYEVQNA; encoded by the coding sequence ATGAGTAATGCATTGCCAAAAGGCGTTTTTGATATTTTTCCCTATGTAACAAGCCCAAAAAATCTTTGGAGAAATTCTTCTCTATGGAAACGTGTTGAGCATGCAGCCCATCGTATTTGTAATTTATATGGATTTGATGAGATCCGAACTCCAGTTTTTGAAAAGACAGAGACTTTTTTACGCGTCGGAGAGTACAGTGATATTGTAAAAAAGGAAGTTTATACCTTCTTAGATAAAAAAAGACGTTCTTTGACTTTGCGTCCAGAAGGGACTGCAGCAGTTGTTCGTGCATTGTTGGATCATTCTGCTGATATGCGCAAAGATAATAAGTTTTATTATATTTTGCCCATGTTTCGTTACGAGCGGCAACAATCTGGACGTTACCGTCAGCATCATCAGTTCGGTCTAGAAGCTATCGGTGTGCGGCACCCCTTACGAGATGCGGAGGTGCTCTCTCTGTTATGGGATTTTTATGCAGCGGTCGGGCTTCAGCATATGCAAATCCATGTGAATTTTTTAGGAGGGCAAAAGACTCGGGCTCGTTATGACGAAGCTTTGCGGGAGTTCTTCCGTAAGGATCTAGACCGGTTATCGCCTCTGAGTCAAGAAAGATATCATGCGAACTTATTGCGTATATTAGATTCTAAGGAGCCAGAAGACCAGGAATTCATTGAAAAAGCTCCCTCAATTTTGGATTACATAGATGATCGGGATTTAAGCTATTTTGATGCAGTATTAGCCCAATTAAAGGCTTTAGGGATTTCTTTTGCAATCAATCCAAGGCTAGTTCGAGGGTTGGATTATTATACGGATCTTGTATTTGAAGCGGTGACTGTTGTGGGAGAGCACTCCTATGCATTGGGAGGCGGCGGGCGTTATGATGAATTGGTTGCGCAGTCTGGAGGCCCTTCTATGCCAGCTTTTGGTTTTGGAGTGGGATTGGAAAGAGTAATCCAAACGCTATTAGAGCAAGGAAACTCTTTATCGACCTCTACGCGACGGTTGCGATTAATTCCTATGGATGAGCAGGCAGATGCATTTTGTTTTTCATGGGCAAATCGTTTACGTAACCTAGGCATTGCAACAGAAGTAGATTGGAGCCATAAGAAGCCTAAATTGTCTCTTAAAGATGCTGCCGATCAACAAGTCAGTTTTGTTTGTCTCTTAGGCGAACAAGAATTAGCAACGAAACAATTTATAGTTAAAGATATGTCTTTGCATCAAAGCTTCTCAGGGGCTCAACAAGATGTAGAACAAAGGTTGGTTTATGAAGTACAGAACGCATAA
- the pgtP gene encoding MFS transporter has translation MNLWTKIFQPPCHIKEISDPELVKKQYKYWRMRIFYSMFLGYVFFYFTRKSFTFAMPTLIADLGFDKAQLGIIGSTLYITYGISKFVSGVMSDQSNPRYFMAIGLIITGISNIFFGLSSTIPLFVLFWGINGWFQGWGWPPCARLLTHWYSKSERGTWWSVWSTSHNIGGALIPVLTGVAIDYTGWRGAMFIPGIICIIMGFILIDRLRDTPQSLGLPAIEKFRKEEDAHPHEETTADILEEEAERELSTKEILFTYVLSNKWLWFLSFASFFIYVVRMAVNDWSALYLIETKDYSTVKANLCVSLFEIGGLFGMLLAGWLSDTISKGKRGPMNVVFSLGLLVSILGLWGTRDYFVWWIDGTFLFIIGFFLFGPQMMIGLAAAELSHKKAAGTASGFTGWFAYFGAAFAGYPLGKVAQDWGWHGFFVALLACALIALILFLPTWNASEQSLRKHSH, from the coding sequence ATGAATCTATGGACCAAAATTTTTCAGCCTCCTTGCCACATTAAAGAAATCAGTGACCCGGAGTTGGTTAAAAAGCAGTACAAGTACTGGAGAATGCGTATCTTCTACAGCATGTTCTTGGGGTACGTGTTCTTCTACTTTACAAGGAAAAGCTTTACTTTTGCCATGCCAACCTTGATCGCTGATCTCGGGTTTGATAAAGCTCAGCTAGGGATTATCGGTAGTACTCTCTATATCACTTACGGCATTAGTAAATTTGTAAGCGGTGTCATGTCTGACCAGTCCAATCCTCGCTATTTCATGGCTATTGGATTGATTATTACTGGTATCTCTAACATCTTCTTTGGTCTCTCTTCTACAATCCCTCTGTTTGTATTGTTCTGGGGAATTAACGGTTGGTTCCAAGGATGGGGATGGCCTCCATGCGCACGATTGTTAACTCACTGGTATTCCAAATCAGAGAGAGGAACCTGGTGGAGCGTTTGGAGCACTTCTCATAATATAGGGGGAGCGTTGATCCCTGTTCTTACCGGAGTTGCTATTGACTACACGGGGTGGCGCGGCGCTATGTTTATCCCAGGGATTATTTGTATTATCATGGGATTTATCTTAATCGATCGTTTGCGAGACACTCCGCAATCACTCGGGCTCCCCGCTATAGAAAAATTTAGAAAAGAAGAGGATGCGCATCCACATGAAGAAACAACTGCAGATATCTTAGAGGAAGAGGCAGAAAGAGAGCTCTCTACAAAAGAAATCTTGTTTACTTACGTACTATCTAATAAATGGCTATGGTTTCTGTCTTTTGCCTCCTTCTTTATTTATGTGGTTCGCATGGCAGTAAATGATTGGAGCGCTCTCTATCTAATCGAAACAAAAGATTATTCCACAGTAAAAGCAAATCTCTGCGTATCTTTGTTTGAAATTGGCGGATTATTTGGTATGCTATTAGCGGGCTGGCTATCCGACACGATTTCCAAAGGAAAACGTGGACCAATGAACGTAGTCTTCTCGCTAGGATTATTAGTTTCCATCTTGGGATTATGGGGTACTCGTGATTACTTCGTTTGGTGGATAGATGGAACATTCCTATTTATCATTGGTTTTTTCCTTTTTGGACCACAAATGATGATTGGATTGGCAGCTGCAGAATTGTCTCATAAAAAAGCAGCTGGAACGGCCAGCGGCTTTACAGGATGGTTCGCCTACTTCGGAGCAGCTTTCGCCGGATATCCTTTAGGGAAGGTGGCTCAGGATTGGGGCTGGCACGGATTCTTTGTTGCGCTCTTAGCTTGTGCTTTGATTGCGCTGATCCTTTTCTTGCCAACATGGAATGCATCCGAACAGAGTTTGAGAAAACATAGTCACTAA
- the dnaE gene encoding DNA polymerase III subunit alpha, whose translation MTWIPLHCHSQYSILDATCSIKKFVAKAVEYQIPALALTDHGNLFGAVEFYKTCKQNAIKPIIGCELYVAPSSRFDKKKERKSRVANHLILLCKDEEGYRNLCLLSSLAYTEGFYYVPRIDRDLLSQHSKGLICLSACLSGSVAQAALESEEDLEKDLLWYQDLFQEDFFSEVQLHKSSEEKVALFEEAWLKQNYYQFIEKQLKVNEAVLATSKRLGIPSVATNDIHYLNPDDWLAHEILLNVQSREPIRTAKQNTYIPNPKRKTYPSREFYFKSPQGMAELFAAHPETITNTCIVAERCHLELDFETKHYPIYVPEALQKKGSYTEEERYKASSAFLEELCEQGLTSKYTPELLGHIAKKFPGEDPLTLVKERLKLESSIIISKGMCDYLLIVWDIINWAKDHGIPVGPGRGSGAGSVMLFLLGITEIEPIRFDLFFERFINPERISYPDIDIDICMIGRERVINYAIERHGKDNVAQIITFGTMKAKMAIKDVGRTLDTPLAKVNFIAKHIPDLNATITSALEADPELRQLYVDDAEAAEVIDMAKKLEGSIRNTGVHAAGVIICGDPLTNHIPICVPKDSSMISTQYSMKPVESVGMLKVDFLGLKTLTGIHIATQAIYKKTGILLRAATIPLDDQNTFSLLHQGKTMGIFQMESRGMQDLAKNLRPDAFEEIIAIGALYRPGPMDMIPSFINRKHGKENIEYDHPLMEPILKETFGIMVYQEQVMQIAGSLAKYSLGEGDVLRRAMGKKDHEQMVKEREKFCSRAAANGIDPSIATTIFDKMEKFASYGFNKSHAAAYGLITYTTAYLKANYPKEWLAALLTCDYDDIEKVGKLIQEAHSMNILVLPPDINESGQDFEATQEGIRFSLGAVKGVGMSIVDSIVEEREKNGPYKSLQDFVQRADFKKVTKKQLENLVDAGTFDCFEPNKDLALAILNDLYDTFSREKKEAATGVLTFFSLDSMARDPVKITVSPENVIQRSPKELLKREKELLGVYLTAHPMDAVEHMLPFLSVVPARDFEGLPHGTIIRTVFLIDKVTTKISSAEQKKFALLQVSDEVDSYELPIWADMYAEYHDLLEEDRLIYAILAIDRRSDSLRLSCRWMRDLSTVNDSVIAECNEVYDRLKSQKVYSSTKKSTGAQSSAMIKKVETREISPVTISLDLNKLRHSHLFILKGLIRKYSGSQALSLVFTKDNQRFASISPDADFFVTDDISSLLQEIEATNIPARVLATTV comes from the coding sequence TTGACCTGGATTCCATTACATTGCCACTCTCAGTATTCCATCTTGGATGCAACATGCTCAATCAAGAAGTTTGTTGCCAAAGCAGTGGAATATCAAATTCCCGCGCTCGCTCTTACCGATCACGGGAATTTGTTTGGCGCGGTCGAATTTTATAAGACCTGTAAACAAAACGCGATTAAACCTATCATCGGGTGTGAGCTATACGTCGCACCCTCTTCTCGTTTCGATAAAAAAAAAGAACGAAAAAGCCGAGTTGCCAACCATCTCATCCTTCTTTGTAAAGATGAAGAAGGGTATCGCAACCTTTGTTTACTCTCCTCTCTTGCTTACACAGAAGGTTTTTACTATGTGCCTCGCATAGATAGAGATCTTTTGAGCCAACACTCCAAAGGACTTATCTGCTTATCAGCCTGTTTATCCGGATCGGTTGCTCAAGCTGCATTGGAATCTGAAGAAGATTTAGAAAAAGATCTTTTATGGTATCAAGATCTGTTTCAAGAAGACTTTTTCAGTGAAGTACAACTCCACAAATCCTCAGAAGAAAAAGTTGCTCTATTTGAAGAAGCTTGGTTAAAACAAAACTACTATCAATTCATTGAGAAACAACTCAAAGTAAATGAAGCTGTTTTAGCTACTTCTAAACGCCTTGGTATTCCTTCAGTTGCTACAAATGATATTCACTATTTGAATCCGGACGATTGGCTCGCTCATGAAATTTTACTCAATGTTCAGTCTAGAGAGCCTATTCGGACAGCTAAACAAAATACTTACATTCCCAATCCTAAACGCAAAACCTATCCTAGTAGGGAATTTTATTTTAAATCCCCTCAAGGGATGGCAGAGCTATTTGCAGCACATCCAGAGACTATTACCAATACGTGTATCGTTGCCGAGCGCTGCCACCTAGAGCTTGATTTTGAAACCAAACACTATCCTATCTACGTCCCAGAAGCTTTACAAAAAAAAGGATCCTACACAGAAGAGGAGCGCTACAAAGCATCCTCAGCCTTCTTAGAAGAACTTTGCGAGCAAGGATTAACCAGCAAATATACACCCGAGCTTCTAGGACACATTGCAAAGAAATTCCCTGGGGAAGACCCTCTTACGCTGGTTAAAGAACGTCTCAAATTGGAATCCTCTATTATTATCTCCAAAGGGATGTGCGATTACTTGCTCATTGTCTGGGATATTATTAACTGGGCAAAAGATCATGGGATTCCTGTTGGCCCCGGTCGAGGCTCTGGAGCGGGCTCTGTCATGCTTTTCCTTCTGGGGATTACTGAAATAGAACCGATTCGCTTCGACCTTTTCTTCGAACGTTTCATCAACCCGGAACGGATATCGTATCCCGATATCGATATCGATATCTGTATGATTGGCAGAGAGCGCGTTATTAACTATGCTATAGAACGTCATGGTAAAGATAATGTAGCCCAAATTATTACATTTGGCACCATGAAAGCCAAAATGGCTATTAAGGATGTGGGTAGAACTTTAGATACCCCCTTAGCTAAAGTGAACTTCATCGCGAAACATATTCCCGATCTTAATGCTACCATTACTTCGGCATTAGAGGCTGATCCAGAATTAAGGCAACTATATGTAGATGACGCTGAAGCTGCAGAAGTTATTGATATGGCTAAAAAACTAGAGGGATCTATCCGCAATACTGGAGTGCATGCTGCGGGAGTGATTATCTGTGGAGATCCTCTCACTAACCATATCCCGATTTGTGTCCCTAAAGACTCATCCATGATTTCTACTCAGTACTCAATGAAGCCAGTAGAAAGCGTTGGCATGCTTAAAGTGGATTTTTTGGGTCTAAAAACCCTAACCGGCATTCACATCGCCACACAGGCGATCTATAAAAAAACAGGCATTCTACTCCGGGCTGCCACGATTCCTCTAGATGACCAGAATACTTTCTCTCTTCTTCATCAAGGTAAAACCATGGGGATCTTCCAAATGGAATCTCGTGGCATGCAAGACCTTGCTAAAAACTTACGCCCAGATGCGTTTGAAGAAATTATAGCGATCGGAGCCCTCTATCGCCCTGGCCCTATGGATATGATCCCATCATTTATCAATAGGAAGCATGGTAAAGAGAATATTGAATACGACCATCCTCTCATGGAACCTATTCTAAAAGAAACTTTTGGAATTATGGTTTACCAAGAACAAGTCATGCAGATTGCCGGTTCATTAGCAAAATACTCTTTGGGAGAAGGGGATGTTTTACGCCGCGCTATGGGGAAAAAAGACCATGAACAGATGGTCAAGGAACGAGAGAAATTTTGTTCAAGAGCCGCAGCGAATGGCATCGACCCTTCCATAGCAACGACTATCTTCGATAAGATGGAAAAGTTTGCTTCCTATGGATTTAATAAGTCCCATGCCGCAGCTTACGGTCTTATAACCTACACAACAGCATATCTTAAAGCCAACTACCCCAAAGAATGGCTTGCCGCCCTTCTCACTTGCGATTATGACGATATTGAGAAAGTCGGGAAGCTAATTCAAGAAGCTCACAGTATGAACATTCTCGTTCTGCCTCCTGATATTAATGAGTCTGGACAAGATTTTGAAGCCACTCAGGAAGGGATTCGCTTTTCTCTAGGAGCTGTCAAAGGCGTTGGAATGAGCATTGTGGATAGTATTGTTGAAGAGAGAGAAAAAAACGGCCCCTATAAAAGTCTGCAGGATTTCGTTCAACGCGCAGATTTTAAAAAAGTCACTAAGAAACAGCTTGAAAATTTGGTGGATGCAGGAACCTTTGACTGCTTCGAACCTAATAAAGATCTTGCGCTGGCTATCCTTAATGACCTTTACGACACGTTCTCTAGAGAAAAAAAAGAAGCTGCTACAGGAGTCCTAACCTTTTTTTCACTAGATAGCATGGCTAGAGATCCTGTTAAAATTACTGTCTCTCCTGAAAATGTTATCCAACGCTCTCCTAAGGAGTTGTTGAAAAGAGAAAAAGAATTACTTGGAGTATATTTGACTGCCCATCCTATGGATGCTGTTGAACACATGCTCCCTTTCTTATCTGTAGTCCCAGCTCGAGATTTTGAAGGACTCCCTCATGGAACCATTATTCGTACAGTCTTTCTAATCGATAAAGTCACTACTAAAATTTCCTCTGCAGAGCAGAAAAAATTTGCACTTTTACAAGTCAGCGATGAAGTCGATTCATATGAACTTCCAATCTGGGCCGATATGTACGCCGAATACCATGATCTATTGGAAGAAGATCGTCTTATTTATGCCATTTTGGCTATAGATCGACGTAGTGATTCCTTGCGTCTATCTTGTCGGTGGATGCGAGACTTATCTACCGTTAATGATTCAGTAATTGCGGAATGCAACGAAGTCTATGATCGACTGAAAAGTCAGAAAGTATACTCTTCAACGAAAAAATCAACCGGAGCCCAGTCCTCAGCAATGATAAAGAAAGTAGAAACTAGAGAGATCTCTCCCGTAACCATCTCTTTAGATTTAAATAAATTACGCCATAGCCACTTATTTATTCTCAAAGGGCTGATACGCAAATATTCTGGATCTCAAGCACTCTCTCTTGTATTCACAAAAGATAATCAGCGGTTCGCCTCTATCTCTCCAGATGCAGATTTTTTCGTAACAGATGATATCTCTTCTCTTCTTCAAGAAATTGAAGCAACCAATATCCCTGCTCGCGTTCTAGCCACTACAGTATAA
- a CDS encoding outer membrane protein — protein MKKVVFIAAIFSSIVFWDKIPYSHRIKQFAMDYGIELVEKSSQLVRKISGNERLCVFERRVSEEQVLAMFAKDKASAELLFVPHVLMRVRFSGEEDKRAGSHEGAMLWSLSNGEMVLNTGSWTYSKGFRECLMLKAGKQDVQLMQVLAGMGGSASREVLSQALSMRNVRADRVIRACQKKKLIFTHDNLIYSHFQQPQPIKGCMTVFNSSPVWLAKPKGSTVCSVVYPEDRIQNLVEMIFGDNFFILSSEQIHVPVYKVSIAASDSSVRVEYINAITGKPFDFAPTYCK, from the coding sequence ATGAAGAAAGTTGTTTTTATTGCGGCTATTTTTAGTTCTATTGTGTTTTGGGATAAGATCCCTTATTCACATAGAATCAAACAATTTGCTATGGATTACGGAATCGAACTCGTTGAAAAAAGTTCTCAATTAGTTCGTAAGATTTCAGGTAATGAGCGCTTATGCGTATTTGAAAGACGTGTATCGGAAGAACAGGTCTTAGCCATGTTTGCCAAAGACAAAGCGTCTGCAGAATTGTTATTTGTTCCTCATGTCCTTATGCGTGTACGTTTTTCGGGGGAAGAAGATAAACGTGCTGGAAGTCACGAAGGAGCTATGCTTTGGAGTTTGTCTAATGGAGAGATGGTGTTGAATACTGGATCTTGGACATACTCTAAAGGATTTAGAGAATGCCTCATGTTAAAAGCAGGGAAACAAGATGTGCAGCTTATGCAGGTTTTAGCTGGTATGGGAGGATCTGCATCGAGAGAAGTTCTTTCACAAGCATTGTCTATGCGTAATGTTCGTGCCGATCGTGTGATTCGTGCATGTCAGAAGAAGAAATTAATATTTACCCATGATAATTTGATTTACAGTCATTTCCAGCAGCCTCAGCCAATTAAGGGATGCATGACTGTATTCAATTCATCTCCTGTTTGGTTAGCAAAACCGAAAGGATCTACGGTATGTTCCGTGGTATATCCAGAGGATCGTATTCAAAATCTTGTGGAAATGATTTTTGGCGATAATTTCTTTATTTTGAGTTCTGAACAGATTCACGTTCCGGTATATAAGGTTTCTATTGCAGCTTCGGATAGTAGTGTTCGTGTTGAGTATATTAATGCTATTACAGGGAAACCTTTCGATTTCGCTCCTACATACTGCAAATAG